A window of the Hordeum vulgare subsp. vulgare chromosome 5H, MorexV3_pseudomolecules_assembly, whole genome shotgun sequence genome harbors these coding sequences:
- the LOC123451885 gene encoding G-type lectin S-receptor-like serine/threonine-protein kinase B120: MDLSRSAVLLLLLLLAVCFPCSSAEDQLAVGEKLLAEQTLVSDGGAFTLGFFSPDDDDPARRYLGIWYSNPGHRTVVWVANRDAPAAGAPTLALANDSSLVMSDADGRVLWNTTGVGSSSSQTAPAELGNDGNLLIQLPDGTVGWQSFDHPTDTFLPGMKVRVSHRTGKGDRIVSWRSPDDPAPGRFSYGLDPGTSLQLLMWNGTRPYWRSPVWKGYAVATMYVSAGTVIYTAIVDTDEEISLAFSVSGGAAPTRYVVTSSGKFQLLIWNGTRSAWATLQSWPSSECTTYRHCGAYAYCDTTAAPATCRCLDGFEPAKPAEWTSGRFGQGCRRKEALPPCGGGGGGNGVGFIAMPSMKVPDKFSLDAGNRSAEECAARCAGNCSCVAYAYANLQSSSAKGDVSRCIVWAGELVDAQMIDPRWGGETLYLRVPAAAASTSPGGKASRNAVKIAVPVVASALLLTCIFFVWFCRYRDKRRKTESQKKLMPGIRTGTTNTSSEIGEGDRTGDLEFPSIGFGDIVAATDNFSKTLMIGRGGFGKVYKGTLDGGHVVAVKRLSKDSDQGAEEFKNEAILIAKLQHRNLVRLLGCCTEGGEKLLIYEYLPNKGLDAILFDSGRKSVLDWPTRLGIIKGVARGLLYLHQDSRLTVIHRDLKASNVLLDAEMRPKIADFGMAKIFGDNQVKANTRKVVGTYGYIAPEYSTEGVFSDKSDVYSFGVLLLEIVSGIRVSATEGIMEFPSLISYAWHLWREGKAGKLVDPSMAGSCSQDEASLCIHVGLLCVEDDPSRRPLMSSVVSILENGSASALSLPTPVQPAFVEMMGEKSQRSDLENTRNTMAMTVLQGR; encoded by the exons ATGGACCTGTCACGTTctgccgtcctcctcctcctcctcctcctcgccgtctgcTTCCCGTGCTCGTCCGCCGAGGATCAGCTGGCCGTCGGTGAGAAGCTGCTCGCCGAGCAGACCCTGGTGTCCGACGGCGGCGCCTTCACCCTCGGCTTCTTCTCTCCGGACGACGACGACCCAGCCAGACGCTATCTTGGGATATGGTACAGCAACCCCGGGCACCGCACCGTGGTCTGGGTCGCCAACCGGGACGCCCCGGCCGCCGGCGCCCCCACGCTCGCGCTGGCCAACGACTCCAGCCTCGTCATGTCCGACGCCGACGGCCGCGTGCTCTGGAACACGACCGGCGTCGGCAGCTCGTCCTCGCAGACGGCGCCAGCCGAGCTCGGGAACGACGGCAACCTGCTCATCCAGCTCCCGGACGGCACGGTTGGGTGGCAGAGCTTCGACCACCCGACGGACACGTTCCTGCCGGGGATGAAGGTGCGGGTCAGCCACCGGACCGGGAAGGGCGACCGGATCGTGTCCTGGAGATCCCCCGATGACCCGGCGCCGGGGCGCTTCTCCTACGGCCTGGACCCCGGCACGTCGCTGCAGCTGCTCATGTGGAACGGCACGCGCCCCTACTGGCGCAGCCCCGTCTGGAAGGGGTACGCCGTCGCCACCATGTACGTCAGCGCCGGCACGGTGATCTACACGGCGATAGTCGACACGGACGAGGAGATCTCCTTGGCCTTCTCCGTCTCCGGCGGCGCCGCGCCCACGCGGTACGTGGTGACCAGCTCCGGCAAGTTCCAGCTGCTCATCTGGAACGGCACCAGGTCGGCCTGGGCCACGCTCCAGTCGTGGCCCTCCAGCGAATGCACCACGTACAGGCACTGCGGCGCGTACGCCTACTGCGACAccacggcggcgccggcgacgtgCAGGTGCCTCGACGGCTTCGAGCCTGCTAAACCGGCAGAGTGGACCTCCGGCAGGTTCGGGCAGGGTTGCCGACGGAAGGAGGCGCTGCCGCcgtgcggcggcggaggcggcggcaaTGGGGTGGGTTTCATAGCCATGCCCAGCATGAAGGTGCCGGACAAGTTCTCGCTGGACGCTGGCAACCGGAGCGCGGAGGAGTGCGCGGCGAGGTGCGCCGGCAACTGCTCGTGCGTGGCGTACGCGTACGCCAACCTGCAGAGCAGCAGCGCCAAGGGGGACGTGAGCCGGTGCATCGTGTGGGCAGGGGAGCTCGTGGACGCGCAGATGATCGACCCGCgctggggcggcgagaccctctacCTCCGCGTGCCCGCCGCTGCCGCTTCCACTTCCCCAG GTGGAAAGGCCAGCAGAAATGCAGTGAAAATAGCAGTGCCGGTGGTAGCATCTGCCCTGCTGCTCACATGCATTTTCTTTGTATGGTTCTGCAGATACAGAG ACAAGAGAAGGAAAACCGAGAGCCAGAAGAAGCTAATGCCCGGGATCAGGACCGGGACCACAAACACGTCGAGCGAGATCGGAGAAGGAGATCGCACCGGAGACCTTGAGTTCCCCTCCATAGGATTCGGCGACATCGTCGCCGCCACGGACAACTTCTCCAAGACACTCATGATCGGCCGCGGAGGCTTCGGCAAGGTCTACAAG GGAACATTAGACGGTGGTCATGTGGTAGCAGTGAAGAGGCTGAGCAAGGATTCGGATCAGGGAGCAGAGGAGTTCAAGAACGAGGCGATCCTGATCGCCAAGCTGCAGCACCGGAACCTGGTGCGCCTCCTCGGCTGCTGCACCGAGGGGGGCGAGAAGCTGCTCATCTACGAGTACCTGCCCAACAAGGGCCTCGACGCCATCCTCTTCG ACAGTGGGAGGAAGTCGGTGTTGGACTGGCCGACGCGGCTGGGGATCATCAAGGGGGTGGCCAGGGGGCTGCTCTACCTCCACCAGGACTCCAGGCTGACTGTGATACACAGGGACCTCAAGGCCAGCAACGTGCTGCTGGACGCCGAGATGCGGCCCAAGATCGCCGACTTTGGCATGGCCAAGATCTTTGGTGACAACCAGGTGAAAGCCAACACCCGGAAAGTCGTCGGAACATA TGGCTACATTGCTCCCGAGTACTCGACGGAGGGCGTCTTCTCAGACAAGTCCGACGTGTACAGCTTCGGCGTGCTGCTCCTGGAGATCGTGAGCGGTATCAGGGTAAGCGCGACCGAGGGCATCATGGAGTTTCCAAGCCTGATATCCTAT GCATGGCACCTGTGGAGAGAAGGGAAGGCAGGCAAGCTGGTGGATCCATCCATGGCAGGGAGCTGTTCACAGGATGAGGCTTCGCTGTGCATCCACGTCGGGCTCCTGTGCGTCGAGGACGACCCGAGCAGGAGGCCGCTCATGTCCTCCGTTGTGTCCATCTTGGAGAACGGGAGTGCGTCGGCGTTGTCCCTGCCGACGCCGGTGCAGCCTGCTTTTGTCGAAATGATGGGAGAGAAGAGCCAGAGAAGCGACCTCGAGAACACCAGGAACACAATGGCCATGACCGTTCTGCAAGGTCGGTAG